The proteins below come from a single Silene latifolia isolate original U9 population unplaced genomic scaffold, ASM4854445v1 scaffold_73, whole genome shotgun sequence genomic window:
- the LOC141640136 gene encoding uncharacterized protein LOC141640136, translating into MDLPKKFMVPSMRTYDGTSDPQNHVAFYKQKMLAASIPSEYRQVCICKGFGTTLTGPALQWYINLPNGSIKSFTDLINTFNQKFASSRELEKRSSDLYRITQNDLYGELTKYPCHTFEDVQAKTLVYIRLEEDKSYKVGASSNTKEYEKTNRKSAGYNRGSSHKTTPYTRPDHSEVNLTQKQHGKTKFYPPISEHNFYVDIAGLIQRLDNMGPVVIWPIKVDNPNPRRDQTKWCEFHMDVGHPTEDCFTLRKEVAYLLKAGYLKDLIRTKGSQSDQNISN; encoded by the exons atggatctccccaagaaatttatgGTTCCCTCCATGAGGACTTATGATGGAACATCAGATCCGCAAAATCATGTGGCCTTTtataaacaaaaaatgttggctgcatcAATTCCAAGCGAGTATAGGCAGGTCTGCATATGCaaaggatttggaacaaccctaaCCGGTCCTGCGCTGCAATGGTACATTAACCTGCCCAATGGAAGTATCAAGTCCTTTACTGACCTGATCAACACCTTTAACCAGAAGTTTGCGAGCAGCAGGGAATTGGAGAAGCGTTCCAGTGACCTATACAGGATTACCCAGAA TGACCTCTATGGAGAACTCACCAAGTATCCATGCCATACCTTCGAGGATGTTCAAGCCAAGACGCTTGTTTATATCAGGCTAGAAGAAGACAAGAGCTACAAGGTTGGAGCATCCAGCAATACAAAGGAGTATGAAAAGACGAACAGGAAAAGTGCAGGTTACAACAGGGGAAGCAGTCATAAGACAACCCCGTATACCAGGCCTGAtcattcagaagtcaacctgacACAAAAACAGCATGGTAAGACTAAATTTTACCCACCTATTTCTGAACATAACTTCTATGTTGACATTGCAGGCCTGATCCagcgacttgacaacatgggaccaGTAGTCATATGGCCCATAAAGGTGGACAACCCTAATCCAAGGAGAGACCAGACCAAATGGTGTGAATTCCACATGGATGTAGGACACCCAACAGAGGACTGTTTTACTCTCAGAAAGGAGGTAGCCTACCTATTGAAAGCTGGATATCTCAAAGACCTGATCAGAACTAAAGGTAGCCAATCTGATCAGAACATAAGCAATTAG
- the LOC141640137 gene encoding uncharacterized protein LOC141640137, protein MRILIDGGSSVNLIMIDVFKAMKIKENQITKKSSVLVGFSGETRNTLGEIYLPTYGEGVASYERFGILDCLSSYNVILGRPWIQNVKAVPSTYHQCVKILIEWGITTIKGEHKSAQECYTEALKPSKVGKSLT, encoded by the coding sequence ATGAGAATTTtgatagatggaggcagctcggtGAACCTGATCATGATAGATGTATTCAAAGCCATGAAAATTAAAGAGAACCAAATTACTAAGAAATCCAGCGTCTTGGtaggattcagcggagaaacaaggAACACGTTAGGAGAAATCTATCTCCCTACCTATGGTGAAGGGGTTGCATCCTATGAGAGATTTGGGATCCTTGATTGTCTGTCCTCTTACAATGTCATTCTAGGCAGGCCATGGATCCAGAATGTTAAGGCCGTTCcctcaacctatcaccagtgtgtCAAGATACTAATAGAATGGGGAATAACAACCATCAAAGGTGAGCataaatctgcccaggaatgctacactgAGGCCCTGAAGCCTTCCAAGGTAGGCAAGTCCCTTACATAG